The following DNA comes from Leifsonia sp. 1010.
CCGAGCTGCGCCGGGGTGTTGGAGGCGCGGACGACCTGGATGGGCTCGGTCGGCGTCGGCACGAACACGGACGGGAAGCGGATGCCCGAGCGGAACGTGCCGGCCGCACCCGACGGCAGGGCCGCCTGGCCGCCGAACATCGTCAGGTCGGTGATGCGCGCATCGTCGTCCTCCGTCGTCACCTCGACGCGGGCGCGCACCTCGGAGGGCGTGCAGTGCAGGACGACGGCCTTGGTCGCCCAGGCGCTGGAGTCGGTGAGCACCGTGATGCGGACTGTGCCGTCCTCCTGCTCCTCCACCGTGACCGCGGTCGGGCCGGACGACTCGTCGGGGAGGCCGACGCGATCGACGCTCGCGAGCAGCGACAGATCGCTCCAGAGCTCCCCGTCCAGGCCGGCGATGGTCGCGCGTGGGCGGGTCAGCGCGACGCCGAGCGTGTACGCGGGCGCGACGAGGACGACCTCGGTCGCGCTGCGGGTGACGGTGATGTCCTGGATGGTCTGCATGGTCCTCGGTGGGGGAAGAGGGATCAGAGAGAAGCGAGCGCGGGTACGGAGTCGGCGGTGAGCTGGCCGCCGGCACCCGCGATGCGGATGCGGAATTCGGGTTCGGGGGCGAACGAGACGGTGAGGGTCGTGCGCTCGTCGCCGAGCACCCACTCGAGGTCGAGCGAGCCGTCCGAATCCACACGGTAGCGGAACTCGCCCGTGAAAGCCGGATGCGTCGAGCGCAGACGGACGAGCGCGAGTTGCGCGCGGGTCACCTCGCTCGCGAGCGCCGCCTCCACCTCGTCGGGCGTGTACACGTGACGGTTGACATCGCGGCCCTGGCCGGTGCGCTGGAAGAGCGCCACGTCATCCAGACCGCCGAACAGCCCGACGTAGTACAGCTGCGGTTTGCCGGGCAGCCAGAGCTGCACCGCCCGGGCGAGCAGGTAGCTGCGCGCGTCGGCGCCCAAGGCGGAGAAGAACGTCGCGTTGATCTGGTGCGGAAGGCTCATCCAGGCGGGGATGACGGACGCGACGGTCGAGTGCCCGCCGGTCGCGACGGCGGCGCGCTCGAAGATGGCGGCCATCTCGCCCTGGTCGATGAGTCCCGGCCGGTCGCCGGAGGGTCCCGCGTCGATGATGCCGATGCCGTCGTGGGTGTCGAGCACGGTGATCGCGTTCTGCGGGCGGATGCGCATCCACTCGACGAGGCGATCGGAGGTGCCCGTGCCCAGGCTGTGGAGCAGCAGCGGGGCGAGCGCGAAGTCGTAGACGTAATCGACGAGCGGGGCGATGGCGAGCTGCTGCGTGTAGTGGGCGTGCACTTCAACGAGCACACGGAGCCCCTCGTCGCGCGCCATCGCGACGATCTCGCGGACGAACTCCAGCGTCTCGGGCGTCATGAAGCTGTCGGTGCCGGGTGTCTTGACCGCGTAGCCGACCGCGTCGAGACGGACCGTGGTGACGCCGCCCGACCGCAGGGTCGCGAGGATGCGGCGCAGATACGCGCGGGCGCGGTCGTTGGCCACATCCAGGTCGACCTGGGTCGGCATGAAGGTGGTCCACACCAGCCGGCGGCGGCCGTCCGCTATCCGGTACGCCGTGAACGGCAGACCGGGCCGCGGGCGGTAGAACGCCGTGATGCCGTCCTCGGTCGCGCCGTCGGGGAAGACCGCGTCGAAGGTGAGGAACATCCCGTCATGCGGGGACTCGTCGCCGTTCGCCAGCCAGTCCACGAACTCTTCCGAGTCGCTCGACACGTGGTTGACGATCAGGTCGGCGG
Coding sequences within:
- the gtfA gene encoding sucrose phosphorylase; this translates as MTGVDLLAYADRLGGDLPRLRALLEGSLRDFAGVHILPFFVPFDGADAGFDPIDHGAVDPRLGTWDDVRALAAEREVTADLIVNHVSSDSEEFVDWLANGDESPHDGMFLTFDAVFPDGATEDGITAFYRPRPGLPFTAYRIADGRRRLVWTTFMPTQVDLDVANDRARAYLRRILATLRSGGVTTVRLDAVGYAVKTPGTDSFMTPETLEFVREIVAMARDEGLRVLVEVHAHYTQQLAIAPLVDYVYDFALAPLLLHSLGTGTSDRLVEWMRIRPQNAITVLDTHDGIGIIDAGPSGDRPGLIDQGEMAAIFERAAVATGGHSTVASVIPAWMSLPHQINATFFSALGADARSYLLARAVQLWLPGKPQLYYVGLFGGLDDVALFQRTGQGRDVNRHVYTPDEVEAALASEVTRAQLALVRLRSTHPAFTGEFRYRVDSDGSLDLEWVLGDERTTLTVSFAPEPEFRIRIAGAGGQLTADSVPALASL